One genomic region from Proteiniborus sp. DW1 encodes:
- a CDS encoding methyl-accepting chemotaxis protein, translating into MSKRSILSIIRTFIILFISLSILVSLVAFFKSWIISLIAIILISLATALVLNKIYDKVMEQMLFFLKSMNKNDLMIKIDEKVKNSNNEAIKEIRKMLEETKSNFKRQVDISIQIANMSEKINVISCETQSAMEVVATSAEVTCQSTEQQLNMLSNVSDKTHDIVNTLHKINKEMESTAAFTIDSIKRVQMGIEDTTTVKEKIEVTKNLVKNTAINVDKLIDYYEDVVSMIDLINSIAEQTNMLALNASIEAARAGEHGKGFGVVATEVSKLSKETSEASARIEEVIATLKEEILNISKDMERETVHVEEEYRYIEKTVDSFNKVQEDLKSSVEKINLMSDNIKEISNKSIEIQKNIDEVTDFSKDITSEMQETSAQVVLQNEKLTTLNNIIDELSSTADEMQEYVTTKVMEGKMLKDVRYIIDRTKGKVIDNNLLNTLIKETGVDVLYITDNKGNVKYSNDKQSIGLNLYDLDSSFEQLRSKQKLYVTTPIKRRVEDNQLFKFLAMLDENDILYQVGVSINSLLKF; encoded by the coding sequence ATGAGCAAAAGAAGTATTCTTAGCATCATAAGAACATTTATTATACTATTTATAAGTCTTAGCATATTAGTATCTTTGGTTGCATTTTTTAAAAGTTGGATTATAAGTTTGATAGCGATTATTCTCATATCATTAGCTACTGCTTTGGTATTAAATAAAATCTATGATAAGGTTATGGAGCAGATGCTTTTCTTTCTTAAAAGTATGAATAAAAATGATTTAATGATAAAGATTGATGAGAAGGTCAAAAATTCAAACAATGAAGCTATAAAAGAAATTAGAAAAATGCTTGAAGAGACTAAATCTAATTTTAAACGTCAAGTAGATATTTCTATTCAAATAGCTAATATGTCTGAGAAAATTAATGTAATTTCATGCGAGACACAGTCAGCCATGGAGGTAGTGGCTACCTCTGCAGAAGTTACATGTCAAAGTACTGAGCAGCAGCTTAATATGTTGAGTAATGTATCTGATAAAACCCATGATATTGTAAATACTCTACATAAAATAAACAAAGAAATGGAAAGCACAGCTGCATTTACTATAGATTCAATTAAAAGAGTTCAGATGGGAATAGAGGACACAACTACAGTAAAAGAGAAGATTGAAGTTACAAAAAACTTAGTAAAGAATACGGCAATAAACGTGGACAAGCTAATAGATTATTATGAAGATGTAGTCAGCATGATAGATTTAATTAATTCAATAGCAGAACAAACTAATATGCTAGCTTTAAATGCATCTATAGAGGCTGCAAGAGCAGGAGAGCACGGCAAAGGGTTTGGGGTAGTTGCTACAGAGGTGAGCAAACTCTCAAAAGAAACAAGCGAAGCATCAGCAAGAATAGAAGAAGTCATAGCTACTTTAAAAGAAGAAATATTAAATATCTCTAAGGACATGGAGAGAGAAACTGTTCATGTAGAGGAAGAGTATCGCTACATAGAAAAAACTGTGGATAGCTTTAACAAAGTACAAGAAGATCTTAAGTCCAGTGTAGAAAAGATAAATTTAATGAGTGATAACATAAAGGAAATAAGCAATAAGAGTATTGAAATTCAAAAGAACATAGATGAGGTTACAGATTTTTCAAAGGATATAACCTCAGAGATGCAGGAGACATCAGCACAAGTAGTGTTACAGAATGAGAAACTGACAACTTTAAATAATATAATCGATGAGCTCAGTAGCACCGCAGACGAAATGCAAGAGTATGTAACTACTAAAGTAATGGAAGGCAAGATGCTCAAGGATGTAAGGTATATAATAGACAGAACTAAAGGTAAGGTAATTGATAATAACTTATTAAACACATTGATAAAGGAAACTGGAGTAGATGTATTGTATATCACAGATAATAAGGGTAACGTAAAGTATAGCAACGATAAACAGTCTATTGGATTGAACTTATATGATTTAGATTCATCTTTTGAGCAGCTTAGATCAAAACAAAAATTATATGTCACAACTCCTATAAAAAGAAGAGTTGAAGACAATCAGCTATTTAAATTCCTTGCCATGTTAGATGAAAATGATATATTATATCAAGTAGGAGTATCAATCAATTCCCTATTAAAGTTTTAA
- a CDS encoding aminotransferase class V-fold PLP-dependent enzyme yields MIYLDNAATSFPKPELVYNAMMEAMREYGANPGRSGHKLALKAGRAIYETRELLANFFNIEDPMRIIFTSNATDGLNLAIKGLLRPNDHVITTSMEHNSVLRPLKALENNGIETSIIQCDETGSIDVKDIEANIKTNTKLIVTTHASNVTGTIFPVKEIGSLAKRHGIIYMVDVAQTAGVYDIDVIDMNIDILAFPGHKSLLGPQGTGGVYIRQGLEISQMKEGGTGSRSDSLIQPDIYPDKFESGTPNMPGIVGLGAGIKYILDKGIENIREHERKLAKTFIDGLREIDGIKIYGPCDIEKQAPVISINIGEEDSSEVSYILDEVFNIAVRPGLHCAPLAHKTINCYEQGCIRFSVGPFNTLNDIETAIFAIKTISKEM; encoded by the coding sequence TTGATATATTTAGATAATGCAGCAACATCTTTTCCTAAACCGGAACTGGTGTATAATGCAATGATGGAAGCCATGAGAGAATATGGAGCAAATCCTGGCAGGTCTGGTCATAAACTAGCTTTGAAGGCAGGAAGAGCTATTTATGAAACTAGAGAGCTTTTAGCAAATTTCTTTAATATAGAAGATCCTATGAGAATTATCTTTACTTCAAATGCAACTGATGGATTAAATCTTGCGATTAAAGGATTATTGAGGCCCAATGATCATGTTATAACCACATCAATGGAGCATAACTCTGTATTGAGACCTTTAAAAGCATTGGAAAATAACGGTATAGAAACTTCCATAATACAATGCGATGAAACTGGAAGTATTGATGTTAAGGATATTGAAGCTAATATTAAAACCAATACAAAGCTTATTGTAACCACACATGCATCTAATGTTACAGGAACAATATTTCCAGTAAAGGAGATTGGAAGTCTTGCCAAAAGGCATGGCATAATCTATATGGTAGATGTTGCTCAAACAGCAGGAGTATACGATATAGATGTAATAGATATGAATATCGATATATTAGCATTTCCAGGCCACAAGAGCTTACTTGGACCTCAGGGTACTGGAGGAGTTTATATAAGACAGGGTTTAGAAATATCCCAAATGAAAGAAGGGGGAACAGGAAGCCGATCTGATTCTTTAATCCAGCCTGATATTTATCCTGATAAGTTCGAAAGTGGGACTCCTAATATGCCTGGAATAGTAGGGCTAGGAGCAGGAATAAAATACATCCTTGATAAAGGTATAGAGAATATAAGAGAACATGAAAGAAAATTGGCAAAAACCTTTATAGATGGATTAAGAGAAATAGATGGTATCAAAATCTATGGACCTTGTGATATAGAAAAGCAGGCTCCAGTGATTTCAATTAATATTGGAGAAGAAGATTCTTCAGAAGTAAGCTATATATTAGACGAAGTATTTAATATTGCAGTGAGACCAGGACTACATTGTGCACCTCTTGCACACAAGACCATAAATTGTTATGAGCAAGGGTGCATCAGGTTTAGTGTGGGACCATTCAATACTCTTAATGATATAGAGACAGCTATTTTCGCAATAAAGACTATATCAAAGGAAATGTAG
- the ade gene encoding adenine deaminase, whose protein sequence is MRSEIKQKIDLAYGRIKPEMVLKNAKIVNVFSHEIVEGDVAIHQGKIVGIGNYVGQKEIDLGGKFVAPGLIDGHVHIESSMVSPTQFARAVVPRGTTTIIADPHEIANVKGIEGIKYMLDSSEGLPLNAYFMLPSCVPATYFETSGAKLLAEDLAELIDHERVLGLGELMSYPAVVSGDEEIIDKIKLAREHNKLIDGHGPEIKDKELNAYVAAGVLTEHECSTVEEMLNRLRLGMYILIRQGSAARNLKELVRGLKRENMRRCLFCTDDKHPEDILLTGHIDNNVRLAIKNGIDPISAIQMATINAAECYRLKNIGAIAPGYNADLIVVDDLKNFNVLQVYKDGIIVGENKKPLFDVKDFDNSNVTDTVRIKEVSKEDLRIRLDKDIANVIRLLPHNLVTQKVVRKVDVKNGEFKNNSKLDILKLAVIERHNATGNVGLGLVEDFRLKNGAIALTIAHDSHNLISIGDSDEDMLLAIKEVARVGGGIAIASKGKVLKSLNLPIGGIMSDESMENVNEKLAEMLNIAYEELGVNRDIDPFMTLSFLALPVIPEIKVTDKGLFDVSKFDFIDLSVKE, encoded by the coding sequence ATGAGATCTGAAATTAAGCAAAAAATAGACTTAGCATATGGTAGAATAAAGCCAGAGATGGTTCTTAAAAATGCTAAAATAGTAAATGTATTTTCACATGAGATTGTGGAAGGAGATGTGGCTATACATCAAGGAAAAATAGTAGGAATAGGTAACTATGTGGGTCAAAAAGAGATTGATTTAGGAGGGAAGTTTGTAGCACCAGGGCTTATTGATGGTCACGTTCATATAGAATCTTCCATGGTATCCCCTACACAGTTTGCAAGAGCAGTAGTTCCAAGAGGAACTACAACTATTATAGCAGATCCACATGAGATAGCTAATGTTAAAGGAATAGAAGGAATAAAGTATATGTTAGATTCAAGTGAAGGGTTACCATTAAATGCATATTTTATGCTTCCTTCATGTGTACCGGCAACATACTTTGAAACCTCCGGGGCTAAGCTATTAGCAGAAGATTTAGCTGAGCTTATAGATCATGAAAGAGTCTTAGGTCTAGGGGAGCTTATGAGTTATCCAGCTGTTGTTAGTGGAGATGAAGAGATTATTGATAAAATTAAGCTAGCTAGAGAACACAACAAGCTTATAGATGGTCATGGTCCTGAAATAAAGGATAAGGAATTAAATGCTTATGTAGCAGCAGGAGTATTGACAGAACATGAATGTTCTACAGTAGAAGAAATGTTAAACAGACTTAGACTTGGAATGTATATCTTAATAAGACAAGGTTCAGCAGCTAGAAACCTTAAGGAGTTAGTGAGAGGATTAAAAAGAGAAAATATGAGAAGGTGCTTATTTTGCACAGATGACAAGCATCCAGAAGATATACTATTGACAGGTCATATAGATAATAATGTTAGACTTGCAATTAAAAATGGTATTGATCCAATCTCTGCTATACAAATGGCAACCATAAATGCTGCTGAATGCTATAGGTTAAAAAATATTGGAGCCATAGCACCAGGATATAATGCGGATTTAATAGTAGTAGATGATTTAAAGAATTTTAATGTACTTCAGGTATATAAAGATGGTATAATAGTAGGTGAAAACAAAAAGCCTTTATTTGATGTAAAGGATTTTGATAACTCAAATGTCACTGATACTGTAAGAATTAAGGAAGTAAGCAAGGAAGATTTAAGGATAAGACTAGACAAGGATATAGCAAATGTTATTAGACTACTTCCTCATAATTTAGTTACTCAGAAAGTAGTTAGAAAAGTAGATGTGAAGAATGGAGAGTTTAAGAACAATAGTAAACTAGATATTCTAAAGCTTGCTGTTATTGAAAGACATAATGCTACAGGAAATGTTGGATTAGGTCTCGTTGAAGATTTTAGACTTAAGAACGGAGCAATAGCACTAACAATTGCTCACGACTCCCATAATCTGATTTCCATCGGTGATAGTGACGAAGATATGTTATTGGCAATAAAAGAAGTTGCTAGAGTTGGAGGAGGTATTGCCATAGCTTCTAAAGGAAAAGTTTTAAAGAGTCTAAATCTTCCTATAGGAGGCATCATGTCTGATGAGTCAATGGAAAATGTAAATGAAAAACTTGCTGAGATGCTAAACATAGCCTATGAGGAACTTGGGGTAAACAGAGATATAGATCCATTTATGACACTATCATTCTTAGCACTACCAGTTATTCCAGAAATCAAGGTCACTGACAAGGGGTTATTTGACGTTTCTAAGTTTGATTTTATTGATTTATCAGTAAAAGAATAA
- the yqeB gene encoding selenium-dependent molybdenum cofactor biosynthesis protein YqeB, whose amino-acid sequence MNDIVIIRGAGDIATGVAHRLHRSGFKVLLLEIEKPTVIRRTVSFAQAVFDGQVVVEDVKAIKVNKIEDIHKCWEEENIPIIIDEKLDILNNIKADVLVDGILAKENLGTSKDLAPITIGLGPGFEAGIDVDVVIETNRGHYLGYLIFEGTAEPNTGIPGLISGYGKERVVKSPADGVIRHVSKIGELVKKQDVIAYVDDVPVRATLDGVLRGLIMEGLEVYKGLKIADIDPRGIIEHCYSISEKARAIGGSVLEAILYFKKKNSK is encoded by the coding sequence ATGAATGATATAGTAATAATTAGAGGTGCAGGAGACATTGCAACAGGAGTAGCACATAGACTTCATAGAAGTGGATTTAAAGTTTTACTCCTAGAAATAGAAAAGCCTACAGTCATAAGGAGAACTGTTTCATTTGCACAAGCAGTATTTGATGGACAAGTAGTAGTAGAGGATGTAAAAGCTATTAAAGTAAATAAAATAGAAGATATACATAAATGCTGGGAGGAAGAAAATATACCTATTATTATTGATGAGAAGTTAGATATCTTAAATAACATCAAGGCAGATGTATTAGTAGATGGAATACTTGCTAAAGAGAATTTAGGGACTAGTAAAGACCTAGCTCCAATTACTATAGGATTAGGACCAGGTTTTGAAGCAGGAATTGATGTGGATGTGGTTATTGAAACTAATAGGGGACATTATTTAGGTTATTTAATATTTGAAGGAACAGCAGAGCCTAATACAGGTATTCCAGGACTGATCAGTGGATATGGAAAAGAAAGAGTAGTTAAATCTCCAGCAGATGGAGTTATTAGACATGTTTCTAAAATAGGGGAACTAGTAAAAAAACAAGATGTTATCGCCTATGTAGATGATGTTCCCGTAAGAGCTACTCTTGATGGTGTTCTAAGAGGACTAATTATGGAAGGACTGGAAGTATACAAAGGATTAAAGATTGCTGATATTGATCCTAGAGGAATTATAGAACACTGCTATTCCATCTCAGAAAAAGCTAGGGCAATAGGAGGTTCAGTGCTTGAAGCTATACTATATTTTAAGAAGAAAAATAGTAAATAG
- a CDS encoding molybdopterin-binding protein, whose translation MKIVNVEDAIGMVLAHDLTKIVPGQFKGAAFKKGHIIRPEDIPMLKDMGKNHINVLELSENDLHEDDAAIRIGMAISGEGVYTTQPSEGKVTLKAKERGLLKINLDALDEVNDIEMIIIATLHNNTVVDKDQSVAGTRIIPLSINKDKIETIEKICKDLGSIVSVKELKPLKAGIVVTGSEVYHGRITDKFGPVLEQKVRFYGGTLLGVKYASDDIDMIQASINELIGQGADIILTSGGMSVDADDLTPTAIRNISDRVITYGSPVLPGAMFMLAYKGNIPILGVPACGMYHKTTVLDLILPRIMTGEVLSRKEITRLGHGGLCLNCKVCHYPVCPFGK comes from the coding sequence GTGAAAATAGTAAATGTAGAAGATGCAATTGGAATGGTGCTGGCACATGATTTAACTAAAATAGTACCAGGTCAATTTAAGGGAGCAGCATTTAAGAAGGGGCATATTATAAGACCAGAAGACATTCCTATGCTAAAAGATATGGGGAAAAACCATATAAACGTATTAGAGCTTTCAGAGAATGATTTACATGAAGATGATGCGGCTATTAGAATAGGTATGGCTATATCTGGTGAGGGAGTATATACTACACAGCCTTCAGAAGGCAAGGTAACCCTAAAGGCAAAAGAGAGAGGATTATTGAAGATAAACTTAGATGCTTTAGATGAAGTTAATGATATTGAGATGATAATCATTGCAACCCTTCATAACAATACTGTTGTAGACAAGGACCAATCAGTGGCAGGGACGAGGATAATACCTCTTTCTATTAATAAAGATAAAATAGAAACTATTGAAAAGATTTGTAAAGACTTAGGCAGCATTGTTTCTGTAAAAGAACTAAAACCTTTAAAAGCAGGTATAGTAGTCACAGGTTCAGAGGTTTATCATGGTAGAATAACTGACAAGTTTGGTCCTGTACTAGAACAAAAGGTAAGATTTTATGGAGGGACTTTGCTAGGAGTCAAATATGCTTCAGATGACATAGACATGATACAGGCTTCCATAAATGAATTAATAGGGCAAGGTGCTGATATAATTCTTACATCAGGAGGTATGTCAGTTGATGCAGATGACTTAACTCCTACAGCAATTAGAAATATATCTGATAGAGTAATCACATATGGCTCTCCAGTTCTTCCAGGGGCTATGTTCATGCTAGCTTATAAAGGAAATATTCCTATACTTGGAGTACCAGCCTGTGGCATGTATCATAAGACAACAGTTCTAGATTTGATTTTGCCTAGAATAATGACAGGAGAAGTTCTTTCAAGAAAGGAAATAACAAGGCTAGGGCATGGAGGTCTTTGTCTAAATTGTAAAGTATGCCATTATCCAGTTTGTCCATTTGGGAAGTAG
- a CDS encoding YkuS family protein has product MRKKIIVQDGLHNLRDSLSSLGYEVVDLNNSSDIEAIVYMADGYDIEYHNNLANMNSGIDISSNSGTILINAAGKTTEEIDNIIKNKLYSPLFD; this is encoded by the coding sequence ATGAGAAAAAAGATTATAGTACAAGATGGACTTCATAACTTAAGAGATAGTTTAAGTAGTCTTGGATATGAAGTAGTTGACCTTAATAACAGTAGTGATATCGAAGCTATAGTTTATATGGCAGATGGATATGATATTGAATATCATAATAATTTAGCTAATATGAACAGTGGAATAGATATATCAAGTAATAGTGGAACTATTTTAATTAATGCAGCAGGAAAAACAACAGAAGAAATAGATAATATAATTAAAAATAAATTATATAGTCCTTTATTTGACTGA
- the yqeC gene encoding selenium cofactor biosynthesis protein YqeC: protein MSIIEYFDIDINSREMISVIGGGGKTTTIFKLASELKGLSRRVLITTTTAIYNPSSDLYDNLIILESGQNIDHNLEKGNITVLGRSISPENKLLGVDSSFIDTIYRQGFFDFILVEADGSKERPIKAPAAHEPVIPDLTSKTIGVIGIDSLGKLIDEANVHRPEIFSKVTASSIGDIITEEVISKLIVSKDGLFKGAPSTNKKYLLLNKADNELQMQKARKIENIISNKGFSIDGLVAGSMANKRLNDIKRC, encoded by the coding sequence ATGAGTATCATTGAATATTTTGACATAGATATTAACTCAAGGGAAATGATATCTGTAATAGGTGGAGGTGGCAAAACCACAACTATCTTTAAGCTAGCATCAGAACTGAAGGGACTAAGTAGAAGAGTTCTTATCACTACTACTACAGCAATTTATAATCCTAGTTCAGATTTATATGATAATTTGATTATATTAGAAAGTGGGCAGAATATAGACCATAATTTAGAAAAAGGGAATATTACTGTATTAGGCAGAAGTATTTCACCTGAAAATAAACTTTTAGGAGTAGACAGTAGTTTTATTGATACTATATATAGGCAAGGTTTTTTTGACTTTATATTAGTAGAGGCTGATGGTTCTAAAGAAAGACCTATAAAAGCTCCTGCAGCTCATGAACCTGTAATCCCAGACTTAACATCTAAAACCATAGGTGTTATAGGAATAGATTCGTTGGGCAAGTTAATAGATGAAGCCAATGTGCATAGACCAGAAATATTTTCTAAAGTAACTGCCAGCAGTATAGGAGATATTATAACTGAAGAGGTTATAAGTAAATTAATAGTATCAAAGGATGGTCTTTTTAAAGGTGCTCCTTCTACCAATAAGAAGTATTTATTGCTAAATAAAGCAGACAACGAGCTTCAGATGCAGAAAGCGAGGAAAATAGAAAATATCATTAGTAATAAAGGTTTTTCAATAGATGGCTTAGTAGCTGGTAGTATGGCTAATAAAAGACTTAATGATATTAAGAGGTGTTAA
- the yyaC gene encoding spore protease YyaC — translation MLSDIIYEHLKKYYDATYDDLIVLCIGTDRSTGDCLGPLIGYKLSHVSRLYSNVHVLGTLEAPVHAKNLIENIDRIYSSYNNPFVIAVDACLGKLERVGYINVAKGPLKPGAGVNKDLPHVGDMHITGIVNIGGFMEYMILQNTRLGTVMKMADIISSSFITSLWKFFKQKEKLTTN, via the coding sequence ATGCTCAGCGATATTATCTATGAGCATTTAAAAAAATACTATGATGCTACATATGATGACCTCATAGTTCTCTGTATCGGAACTGATAGATCCACAGGAGATTGTTTAGGTCCTCTAATAGGATATAAGCTTTCACATGTTTCAAGATTATATTCTAATGTTCATGTTTTAGGTACATTAGAAGCTCCAGTTCATGCTAAAAATCTTATAGAAAATATTGACCGTATATATTCTTCATATAATAATCCATTTGTAATAGCTGTTGATGCATGTTTAGGTAAATTAGAAAGAGTAGGTTATATTAATGTAGCTAAGGGACCTTTAAAGCCTGGGGCAGGTGTGAACAAAGATCTGCCGCATGTTGGGGATATGCATATAACTGGCATCGTAAATATCGGTGGATTCATGGAATACATGATTTTACAAAATACTAGATTAGGCACAGTTATGAAGATGGCTGATATTATTTCATCCAGTTTTATCACTTCACTTTGGAAGTTCTTCAAGCAAAAAGAAAAGCTGACAACTAACTAA
- a CDS encoding diacylglycerol kinase family protein, producing the protein MLFIVNPIAGRDRAIKLIPLIEEKMDKTNIKYKVSITSQPKEATSLTVKGLEEGYDSIIAVGGDGTINEVAMGIIQKGYGTLGIIPGGTGNDLARSLNIPLDPEEALYTLLGGEKKHIDYGRINGKFFLNVASIGLDADIVKRTEDVKKVIRGKIAYTIGLIITLMVYKSQKLIVELDNETMEIDAMLTAVANGKYYGGGMKICPMAVLDDGSFHIIIVKKVSKLKLLRFFPLVFKGTHVNLTDLVKVYSSKKVKLRFDKELLLNIDGDVIPVKDEVNFIIDEQKIEVYTNK; encoded by the coding sequence ATGTTATTTATAGTAAATCCTATAGCAGGTAGAGACAGAGCTATAAAACTGATTCCACTTATTGAAGAAAAAATGGACAAGACTAATATAAAATATAAAGTATCTATAACCAGCCAACCAAAGGAAGCAACAAGCTTAACTGTTAAAGGTTTAGAGGAAGGCTATGATAGCATAATTGCTGTAGGCGGAGATGGAACTATTAATGAAGTTGCCATGGGAATCATTCAGAAAGGATATGGAACCTTAGGTATCATACCAGGGGGAACGGGAAATGATTTAGCTAGAAGTTTGAATATTCCTTTGGATCCCGAAGAAGCTTTATATACTTTGTTAGGTGGTGAAAAAAAGCATATTGATTATGGCAGGATAAACGGTAAGTTCTTTCTAAATGTTGCTAGTATAGGCTTAGATGCAGATATAGTAAAAAGAACTGAAGATGTAAAGAAGGTTATAAGAGGGAAAATAGCTTATACAATAGGTTTAATCATTACTTTGATGGTATATAAATCTCAGAAGCTTATAGTAGAGCTTGATAATGAGACTATGGAAATAGATGCTATGCTGACTGCAGTTGCAAACGGAAAATATTATGGCGGTGGAATGAAAATATGCCCTATGGCTGTATTAGATGACGGAAGCTTTCATATAATTATTGTTAAAAAGGTAAGTAAACTTAAGCTTCTTAGATTTTTTCCTTTAGTCTTTAAGGGAACACATGTAAATTTAACTGACTTAGTTAAAGTATATAGTTCTAAAAAGGTGAAGTTAAGGTTTGATAAGGAACTATTATTAAATATAGATGGCGATGTAATTCCGGTAAAGGATGAAGTGAATTTTATAATAGATGAGCAAAAAATAGAAGTATATACAAATAAATAA
- the mocA gene encoding molybdenum cofactor cytidylyltransferase — MITGIIMASGFSRRMNRDKLTLNFGGELVIEKVIKATKESKLDEVILVYQNESIRDLGHRYNIKTVFNSSPEKGQSESMKLGIRASNLNTRAFMFIVGDQPLLDFKTINKIIEVFNNSEKKIIVPSYNGKKGSPTIFSSKLRDKLLEVEGDKGGRIIIKENPHEVEYVPIDDYKVGLDIDTWDEYQHLVEMEMKNNE, encoded by the coding sequence ATGATAACAGGCATAATAATGGCTTCAGGATTCTCTAGGAGAATGAACAGAGATAAGTTGACTCTAAACTTTGGAGGAGAGCTAGTAATAGAAAAGGTAATAAAGGCTACAAAGGAATCTAAGCTAGATGAGGTTATATTAGTTTATCAAAATGAATCTATTAGAGATTTAGGTCACAGATATAATATAAAGACAGTTTTTAATTCATCCCCTGAAAAAGGACAAAGTGAGTCTATGAAGTTAGGGATTAGAGCATCAAACTTAAATACTCGGGCTTTTATGTTCATTGTAGGGGATCAGCCTTTGCTGGACTTTAAAACAATAAATAAAATTATAGAAGTGTTTAATAATAGTGAGAAAAAAATCATAGTACCAAGCTACAACGGAAAAAAAGGAAGTCCCACAATATTTTCATCAAAATTAAGGGATAAGCTTTTAGAAGTAGAAGGAGATAAAGGTGGAAGAATAATAATTAAGGAGAATCCTCACGAAGTAGAATATGTGCCTATAGATGATTATAAAGTGGGATTAGATATAGATACTTGGGATGAATATCAACACTTAGTTGAAATGGAGATGAAAAATAATGAATGA
- a CDS encoding DUF4446 family protein, with translation MELIFSIFTDYITEIVIVMSLLNFILLLLFIISRIKISSITKKYDRLVQGSTTHSLESILFEHIEEIRSTKEEIAEIKKRCENLDDRLQFCLQRIGFIRYNAFNDMGSDLSFSVALLDDKLNGFIITSIYGRNESKTYAKPVVKGDSNYPLSVEEIQALDRAKKQIVS, from the coding sequence ATGGAACTTATATTTAGTATTTTCACTGATTATATTACAGAAATAGTCATAGTAATGTCTTTGCTTAATTTTATATTGCTATTATTGTTCATTATAAGCAGAATCAAGATTTCTAGTATTACGAAGAAATATGATCGCTTAGTACAGGGGTCTACTACCCATTCTTTAGAAAGCATACTTTTTGAGCATATTGAAGAAATAAGAAGCACAAAAGAAGAGATTGCAGAAATTAAGAAACGCTGTGAGAATCTAGATGATAGACTACAGTTTTGTTTACAGCGAATTGGATTTATAAGATACAATGCTTTTAATGATATGGGAAGTGATTTGAGTTTTTCTGTAGCACTATTAGATGATAAGCTTAATGGATTTATCATAACTAGTATATATGGAAGAAATGAAAGTAAAACTTATGCAAAGCCAGTAGTAAAGGGCGATTCTAATTATCCACTATCAGTAGAGGAAATACAAGCTTTAGATAGAGCAAAGAAACAGATAGTATCCTAA